One Primulina huaijiensis isolate GDHJ02 chromosome 5, ASM1229523v2, whole genome shotgun sequence DNA segment encodes these proteins:
- the LOC140976388 gene encoding uncharacterized protein has product MEIGYCFLDGNADAVEFCPHELFYNVLAASTYVLEEGERPSRSGSITLFDVGADAGQLQLIQRLETSGIFDIKWSPGVGEGLGAPLLAQADADGWLKIRSLHGYDSNGSEMRGIHLKEMCGKCISSSMCLCVDWNPSATSMVVGLSDGSVSIISLQDSELNILQKWKAHEFELWAASFDVHQPMLVYTGSDDCMFSCWDLRNDPSKLVFKNAKVHRMGICCIAKSPIDSNILLTGSYDEQLRIWDVRSTSKPVSESSIGLGGGVWRIKHHPSISGLILAACMHNGFAILKIKDDQAQVVETYDKHGSLAYGADWQRGNSFVDGKRKSSAVATCSFYDRLVRVWTPESDMYV; this is encoded by the exons ATGGAAATTGGGTATTGCTTCTTAGATGGAAACGCGGATGCTGTAGAGTTTTGTCCCCACGAGTTGTTCTACAACGTGCTTGCAGCCTCCACTTACGTTCTTGAAGAGGGTGAAAGGCCTAGTCGCTCAGGTTCCATAACACTCTTTGATGTTGGTGCTGATGCCGGGCAGCTGCAGTTGATTCAGAGATTGGAAACGTCAGGAATTTTTGATATAAAGTGGAGCCCGGGAGTCGGGGAAGGTCTGGGGGCCCCTTTGCTCGCTCAAGCTGATGCTGATGGCTGGCTTAAGATACGTAGTTTGCATGGTTATGATTCAAATGGTTCAGAAATGCGCG GTATTCATCTGAAAGAAATGTGTGGCAAATGCATCAGTTCTTCCATGTGTCTGTGCGTTGACTGGAATCCCTCCGCAACATCCATGGTAGTTGGCCTTTCCGACGGGTCGGTCTCTATAATCTCCCTCCAGGACTCCGAACTTAACATCTTACAAAAATGGAAAGCTCACGAATTCGAACTGTGGGCCGCTTCTTTTGATGTCCACCAACCAATGTTGGTGTACACAGGTTCGGATGACTGCATGTTTAGCTGTTGGGATTTAAGAAACGACCCTTCAAAATTAGTTTTCAAGAACGCCAAAGTTCACAGAATGGGTATTTGTTGCATCGCAAAAAGCCCTATTGACTCTAACATTCTACTTACCGGTAGTTATGATGAACAACTAAGGATATGGGATGTCAGATCAACATCAAAACCAGTAAGTGAGTCTTCAATAGGCCTAGGTGGAGGAGTCTGGAGAATCAAGCACCATCCTTCTATATCTGGCCTGATTTTGGCTGCCTGTATGCACAATGGATTTgcgattttgaaaattaaagatgaTCAAGCCCAAGTGGTTGAAACTTATGACAAGCATGGTTCTCTTGCTTATGGAGCAGATTGGCAAAGAGGGAATTCATTTGTTGATGGGAAAAGGAAGAGTTCAGCAGTTGCAACTTGCTCGTTTTACGATCGACTCGTTCGTGTATGGACACCAGAAAGTGATATGTATGTATGA
- the LOC140977447 gene encoding uncharacterized protein — translation MTMMQNRGINITYYKVWKGKELAFNKLRGDPDESFHMLPSYLNMVKQVNPGSITHLVVDDSNRFRYMFLAYGASQDGEFHQFPIAWGVVDYETVESWTWFMLRLQEMVPDDEELVIISDRHQGIISAVANVYKQAHHGYCVWHLSQNIKTKSKQKGATELFMHIAYAYKQSEFDSLYSDMRNRYPQVAKYLEEHTSPDKWSRSHYPRTRYNIMTTNGVESINSRLRAERDLPIVSLLDALQKLTSCWFSRYRNAAAASTTIATPAVASILRERFNASQKNHVCELNSLQYHVYTQDDHETVDFANNSCSCRVYDFDRIPCSHVIAASYATKLSIYDLCSEYYTTRTRMVAYSCTIYLVPQCSEWTMTTGPLERKLLPPNVKRKRGRRKVNRNPSIEKRKWVLLLEIAKERTWCRENNDNMG, via the exons ATGACGATGATGCAAAATAGGGGTATTAATATTACATATTACAAAGTTTGGAAAGGTAAAGAACTTGCATTTAATAAGCTAAGAGGTGATCCTGATGAGAGTTTCCATATGTTGCCTTCATATTTGAACATGGTCAAGCAGGTAAATCCAGGTAGTATCACACATCTCGTTGTTGATGATAGCAATAGGTTTAGATACATGTTCTTAGCATATGGTGCTT CACAAGATGGTGAATTTCACCAATTTCCTATTGCATGGGGTGTTGTCGACTACGAGACCGTGGAGTCATGGACATGGTTTATGTTGAGGTTGCAGGAAATGGTACCAGATGATGAAGAACTAGTAATAATTTCAGACAGACACCAGGGTATAATTTCTGCTGTAGCAAATGTGTACAAGCAAGCACATCATGGTTATTGTGTGTGGCACTTGtcacaaaatataaaaactaaGAGTAAACAAAAAGGTGCTACAGAGTTGTTCATGCATATAGCATATGCATACAAACAAAGTGAGTTTGATTCATTGTACAGTGATATGAGAAATAGGTACCCACAAGTTGCAAAATATTTGGAAGAGCACACTTCTCCGGACAAGTGGTCTAGATCTCATTACCCAAGAACACGATACAATATAATGACAACCAATGGAGTGGAGTCAATAAATTCTAGATTGCGTGCTGAAAGGGATCTTCCAATTGTTTCATTGTTAGATGCACTTCAAAAACTGACTTCATGTTGGTTTAGCCGATATCGTAATGCCGCGGCAGCATCTACGACTATAGCAACTCCGGCCGTTGCGTCAATTCTTCGTGAAAGGTTCAATGCTTCTCAAAAAAATCACGTCTGTGAATTAAATAGCTTGCAGTATCATGTTTACACCCAAGATGACCATGAAACTGTTGATTTTGCAAATAATTCATGTAGTTGTAGAGTTTATGATTTCGATAGAATTCCGTGTTCGCATGTCATTGCAGCTAGCTATGCAACAAAATTGAGCATTTATGACTTATGCTCGGAGTATTATACTACTCGTACACGGATGGTTGCTTACTCTTGTACTATATATCTTGTGCCTCAATGTAGCGAATGGACGATGACAACCGGTCCATTGGAACGAAAGTTGCTGCCACCTAATGTGAAAAGAAAGCGCGGAAGGAGAAAAGTGAACAGAAATCCATCTATTG AAAAGAGAAAATGGGTCTTGCTGTTAGAAATTGCAAAGGAGAGAACATGGTGTAgagaaaataatgataatatggGTTAG
- the LOC140976387 gene encoding uncharacterized protein codes for MVQLMGSPHVDGVEDFSEEEYGPLSKRSCPSASRSSQWSSRNHEFPISPSEYNPLDEPGPLGLRLKKSPSLADLIQMRLSQGTTASTMLETGGNAHSLAKTDVKGGFAASCANDKLKASNFPALLLRIGSWEYVSRYEGDLVAKCYFAKHKLVWEVLEGGLKSKIEIQWSDITALKAECPDNGPSTLTIVLARQPTFYRETNPQPRKHTLWQASADFTDGQAEKNRQHYLQCPPGVLNKHYEKLIQCDVRLCILSRQLEIVMDSPYFDSQVSGLENSEECKSEVCNDRPAVAEGSPSVFQDVAPAAAVPLASFAFVRNPQEAPSPISVMDTQVNEGDIKFGDRDSVVPKIWEPPRVHGLPHSMSVSDLVNHIGNCISEQVTCGNLPSNKASECQDMLENISQILLSDTQNAIGLDEKSLMKKVNSLCCLLQDPVAASNAQVRESHHEDIDHGKDISSEVLNNYVLEDAKCKLAFEGNFKNGVDINQKPSISRKDSLNDFLLHLPHIASLPKFLFGISEDDEFQTT; via the exons ATGGTTCAGCTGATGGGATCGCCGCATGTCGACGGGGTTGAAGATTTTTCGGAGGAGGAGTATGGGCCTCTTTCCAAACGATCTTGCCCATCCGCTTCTCGATCTAGTCAG TGGAGCTCAAGAAATCACGAGTTTCCAATCTCGCCATCAGAATACAACCCACTTGACGAGCCGGGTCCTTTAGGTTTGAGGCTTAAGAAGAGTCCATCTTTGGCAGACTTGATCCAAATGAGACTCTCCCAGGGGACTACTGCTTCTACTATGTTGGAGACAGGTGGAAATGCCCACTCCCTTGCTAAAACTGATGTGAAGGGTGGATTTGCTGCTTCATGCGCAAATGACAAGCTGAAGGCTTCAAATTTTCCAGCTTTGTTGTTGAGAATTGGCTCGTGGGAG TACGTGTCAAGATATGAAGGTGATCTTGTTGCTAAGTGTTATTTTGCAAAGCATAAACTTGTTTGGGAAGTTCTTGAAGGCGGTCTCAAGAGTAAGATAGAGATACAGTGGTCTGATATCACGGCTCTGAAAGCTGAATGTCCTGATAATGGTCCCAGCACTTTGACAATCGTG TTGGCTCGACAGCCCACCTTTTACCGGGAAACCAATCCACAACCCAGAAAACACACACTCTGGCAAGCAAGTGCCGACTTTACTGATGGGCAGGCTGAAAAAAATAG GCAGCATTATCTACAGTGCCCTCCAGGTGTGCTAAACAAGCATTACGAAAAGCTTATCCAATGTGACGTGCGTCTTTGTATTTTGAGCCGACAGCTTGAGATAGTCATGGATTCTCCATATTTTGATTCACAAGTTTCTGGTCTCGAAAACTCAGAAGAATGTAAAAGTGAAGTTTGTAATGACAGACCAGCTGTTGCTGAGGGATCTCCCTCTGTGTTCCAAGATGTGGCACCAGCAGCTGCTGTACCATTAGCTTCCTTTGCTTTTGTACGGAATCCTCAAGAAGCTCCATCTCCAATCTCAG TGATGGATACACAAGTAAATGAAGGGGACATCAAATTTGGTGATAGAGATTCTGTTGTACCCAAAATTTGGGAACCGCCAAGGGTGCATGGACTTCCCCACTCTATGTCTGTGAGCGATCTTGTGAACCACATTGGAAATTGTATTTCAGAGCAAGTGACCTGTGGAAATTTACCTTCAAATAAGGCATCAGAATGCCAGGACATGCTGGAAAACATATCCCAAATTTTGCTGAGCGACACTCAAAACGCAATAGGGTTGGATGAAAAATCGCTCATGAAAAAAGTGAATTCTCTCTGCTGCCTATTGCAGGATCCTGTTGCAGCTTCCAATGCACAAGTTCGAGAGAGCCATCATGAAGATATTGATCACGGGAAAGACATCTCCTCTGAGGTTTTGAATAACTATGTACTCGAGGATGCTAAATGTAAGCTTGCTTTTGAAGGGAATTTCAAGAACGGGGTTGATATCAATCAGAAGCCATCCATTTCGAGAAAAGACTCATTAAACGACTTCCTTCTTCATCTTCCGCATATCGCTTCTCTTCCCAAGTTCTTATTTGGTATTTCAGAAGATGATGAATTTCAAACTACTTGA